The following proteins are encoded in a genomic region of Salminus brasiliensis chromosome 25, fSalBra1.hap2, whole genome shotgun sequence:
- the LOC140548248 gene encoding ubiquitin carboxyl-terminal hydrolase MINDY-2-like isoform X1, translating to MSDAMAVLHKLQTGLDVNVKFTGVRVFEYTPECIVFDLLDIPLYHGWLVDPQMADIVKAVGNCSYNQLVEKIISYKQSESSELAGEGFVAEQFLNSTATQLTYHGLCELTSTVQEGELCVFFRNNHFSTMTKFKGQLYLLVTDQGFLTEEKVVWESLHNVDGDGNFCDSEFRLRPPSDPESVYRGQQDQIDQDYLMALSLQQEQQASELGWEQLPEGISDLELAKKLQEEEDRRASQFYQEQEQEQAQAAAAAAAAAQAQAQGQQQAAGAAQADGASGGSAAVPAGASAGGTAASPSPGKQPSTAERKAKKEAKDKDKCILL from the exons ATGAGTGATGCGATGGCGGTCCTCCACAAGCTGCAGACGGGTCTGGACGTGAATGTGAAGTTCACGGGGGTCCGAGTGTTTGAATACACTCCGGAGTGTATCGTCTTCGACCTGCTGGACATCCCGCTCTACCACGGCTGGCTGGTTGACCCACAG atgGCTGATATAGTGAAGGCGGTGGGGAACTGCAGTTATAATCAGCTGGTTGAGAAGATAATCAGCTATAAGCAGTCAGAGAGCAGCGAGCTGGCTGGAGAAG ggTTTGTAGCAGAGCAGTTCCTCAACAGTACGGCCACCCAGCTGACCTATCACGGCCTGTGTGAGCTCACCTCCACCGTGCAGGAGggggagctgtgtgtgttcttcaGAAACAACCACTTCAGCACCATGACCAAATTCAAG GGCCAGCTCTACCTGCTGGTGACAGATCAGGGTTTCCTGACGGAGGAGAAGGTGGTGTGGGAGAGTTTGCATAACGTTGACGGAGACGGGAACTTCTGCGACTCAGAGTTTCGGCTGAGGCCGCCGTCCGACCCGGAGAGCGTGTACCGTGGACAGCAGGATCAGATCGACCAG gacTACCTGATGGCACTGTCGctacagcaggagcagcaggctTCGGAGCTGGGCTGGGAGCAGCTCCCTGAGGGGATCAGTGATTTGGAGCTGGCCAAgaagctgcaggaggaggaggaccgCAGGGCTTCACAGTTCTaccaggagcaggagcaggagcaggctCAAGCAGCCGCcgcagctgctgcagctgcacAGGCCCAGGCACAG GGCCAGCAGCAGGCAGCAGGGGCCGCTCAGGCCGACGGAGCATCCGGAGGATCGGCAGCAGTGCCGGCCGGCGCCTCGGCCGGGGGAACAGCTGCCTCCCCGAGCCCAGGCAAGCAGCCCTCCACGGCGGAGCGCAAAGCCAAGAAAGAGGCCAAGGACAAAGATAAATGCATCCTGTTGTAA
- the LOC140548248 gene encoding ubiquitin carboxyl-terminal hydrolase MINDY-2-like isoform X2 has product MSDAMAVLHKLQTGLDVNVKFTGVRVFEYTPECIVFDLLDIPLYHGWLVDPQMADIVKAVGNCSYNQLVEKIISYKQSESSELAGEGFVAEQFLNSTATQLTYHGLCELTSTVQEGELCVFFRNNHFSTMTKFKLYLLVTDQGFLTEEKVVWESLHNVDGDGNFCDSEFRLRPPSDPESVYRGQQDQIDQDYLMALSLQQEQQASELGWEQLPEGISDLELAKKLQEEEDRRASQFYQEQEQEQAQAAAAAAAAAQAQAQGQQQAAGAAQADGASGGSAAVPAGASAGGTAASPSPGKQPSTAERKAKKEAKDKDKCILL; this is encoded by the exons ATGAGTGATGCGATGGCGGTCCTCCACAAGCTGCAGACGGGTCTGGACGTGAATGTGAAGTTCACGGGGGTCCGAGTGTTTGAATACACTCCGGAGTGTATCGTCTTCGACCTGCTGGACATCCCGCTCTACCACGGCTGGCTGGTTGACCCACAG atgGCTGATATAGTGAAGGCGGTGGGGAACTGCAGTTATAATCAGCTGGTTGAGAAGATAATCAGCTATAAGCAGTCAGAGAGCAGCGAGCTGGCTGGAGAAG ggTTTGTAGCAGAGCAGTTCCTCAACAGTACGGCCACCCAGCTGACCTATCACGGCCTGTGTGAGCTCACCTCCACCGTGCAGGAGggggagctgtgtgtgttcttcaGAAACAACCACTTCAGCACCATGACCAAATTCAAG CTCTACCTGCTGGTGACAGATCAGGGTTTCCTGACGGAGGAGAAGGTGGTGTGGGAGAGTTTGCATAACGTTGACGGAGACGGGAACTTCTGCGACTCAGAGTTTCGGCTGAGGCCGCCGTCCGACCCGGAGAGCGTGTACCGTGGACAGCAGGATCAGATCGACCAG gacTACCTGATGGCACTGTCGctacagcaggagcagcaggctTCGGAGCTGGGCTGGGAGCAGCTCCCTGAGGGGATCAGTGATTTGGAGCTGGCCAAgaagctgcaggaggaggaggaccgCAGGGCTTCACAGTTCTaccaggagcaggagcaggagcaggctCAAGCAGCCGCcgcagctgctgcagctgcacAGGCCCAGGCACAG GGCCAGCAGCAGGCAGCAGGGGCCGCTCAGGCCGACGGAGCATCCGGAGGATCGGCAGCAGTGCCGGCCGGCGCCTCGGCCGGGGGAACAGCTGCCTCCCCGAGCCCAGGCAAGCAGCCCTCCACGGCGGAGCGCAAAGCCAAGAAAGAGGCCAAGGACAAAGATAAATGCATCCTGTTGTAA